In Zingiber officinale cultivar Zhangliang chromosome 3B, Zo_v1.1, whole genome shotgun sequence, a single window of DNA contains:
- the LOC122056390 gene encoding protein ESKIMO 1-like, with protein MLPRRKASVLASETFGAKQGTPFIGGGGGGGGRKNGRYSVFVMLISVFLFVTFIYNEDVKSIAEFPFSSSRGAGDKPAGVVDELGLLVVDPMISDKEADAAKAAAAEASMEEEQEEEEERREEVMRVVVDVPASCDLFTGRWVHDDVNYPLYKEPACEFLTEQVTCMRNGRRDDDYQKWRWQPQDCTLPRFDARVMLERLRGKRFMFVGDSLNRNQWESMVCLVQAAVPPGKKTLTKNGSLNVFRLHDYNASVEFYWAPFLVESNSDDPNQHSILNRIIMPKSIAKHGKNWKSVDFLIFNTYIWWLNTLDMKVLRGSFDEGSTEYDEVERPVAYRRVLDTWANWVKKNVDPKRTTVFFMSMSPNHIKSEEWDNPAGIKCAMETQPVGNLSHPLDVGTDWRLFEVAEEVLRRLNKKVPVSMVKITALSELRKDGHTSVHTLRQGKLLTAEQQADPATYADCIHWCLPGVPDVWNEFLYARVASAPWPSRPASNE; from the exons atgtTGCCTCGCCGGAAAGCGTCGGTTTTGGCTTCAGAGACGTTCGGAGCGAAGCAAGGCACGCCGTTTATCGGAGGAGGCGGCGGTGGCGGCGGCAGGAAGAACGGGAGGTACTCTGTTTTCGTGATGCTCATCTCCGTCTTCCTCTTCGTGACCTTCATCTACAACGAGGACGTGAAGTCGATCGCCGAGTTCCCTTTCAGCAGCAGCAGAGGCGCGGGAGACAAGCCCGCCGGCGTGGTCGACGAGCTCGGCCTCCTCGTCGTTGACCCGATGATTAGCGACAAGGAAGCAGACGCGGCAAAGGCTGCGGCGGCGGAGGCGTCGATGGAGGAGgagcaggaggaggaggaggagcggaGGGAGGAGGTGATGCGGGTGGTGGTGGACGTGCCGGCGAGCTGCGATCTGTTCACCGGGCGGTGGGTGCACGACGACGTCAACTACCCTCTCTACAAGGAGCCGGCGTGCGAGTTCTTGACCGAGCAAGTCACGTGCATGAGGAATGGTCGCCGGGATGACGACTACCAGAAGTGGCGCTGGCAACCACAAGATTGCACCTTGCCCAG attcgATGCGAGGGTAATGTTGGAGAGATTGAGGGGGAAGCGGTTCATGTTCGTGGGTGACTCGCTGAACCGGAATCAATGGGAGTCGATGGTCTGCCTGGTCCAAGCCGCCGTTCCACCCGGCAAGAAGACCCTCACCAAGAACGGTTCACTCAACGTCTTTCGCCTCCAC GATTACAATGCGAGCGTGGAGTTCTATTGGGCTCCGTTCCTGGTCGAGTCCAACTCGGACGACCCGAACCAGCACAGCATCCTGAACCGGATCATAATGCCCAAGTCGATCGCCAAGCACGGAAAAAATTGGAAGAGCGTCGACTTCCTCATTTTTAACACTTATATTTGGTGGCTGAACACGCTCGACATGAAAGTCCT GCGAGGATCCTTCGATGAAGGATCGACGGAGTACGATGAGGTCGAACGGCCGGTGGCGTACCGGAGAGTGCTGGATACATGGGCGAATTGGGTGAAGAAGAATGTGGATCCAAAGCGGACCACGGTGTTCTTCATGAGCATGTCTCCGAACCACATCAA GAGCGAGGAATGGGATAATCCGGCGGGGATCAAGTGCGCCATGGAGACGCAGCCGGTGGGGAACCTGTCGCACCCGCTGGACGTGGGCACCGACTGGCGGCTGTTCGAGGTGGCGGAGGAGGTGCTGAGAAGGCTGAACAAGAAGGTGCCGGTGTCGATGGTGAAAATCACGGCGTTGTCGGAGTTGCGCAAGGACGGGCACACGTCGGTGCACACGCTCCGGCAGGGGAAGCTGCTGACGGCGGAGCAGCAGGCGGACCCGGCCACGTACGCAGACTGCATCCACTGGTGCCTTCCCGGCGTCCCCGACGTGTGGAACGAGTTCCTCTACGCCCGCGTCGCCTCCGCCCCGTGGCCCTCGCGCCCAGCAAgcaatgaatga